Proteins encoded by one window of Pseudomonas sp. LS44:
- the cobD gene encoding threonine-phosphate decarboxylase CobD, translating into MLEHGGRLKAAARQYGIAEADWLDLSTGIAPWPFDLPALATQTWARLPEVDDGLDAAACSYYGVEQLLAVPGSQAAIQLLPRLRPSGRVGVLAPCYAEHAEAWRKAGHEVIELAADGLEEALPRLDVLVLVNPNNPTGQRFDQALLLDWHARLARHGGWLVVDEAFIDCTSALSLAASAGEGLIVLRSFGKFFGLAGARLGFVLADAKLLAALAEQLGPWAISGPTRAVGQACLRDRGAQLAQRQRAEAACARLAELLVGQGWAPQGGCALFQYRVDPRAAQLHDFLARRGILVRLFTQPIALRFGLPKGESDWQRLEQALADFGRSEFIRDPQPQAIPTIADESAPTDESEH; encoded by the coding sequence ATGCTTGAACATGGTGGACGGCTGAAGGCGGCTGCGCGCCAGTACGGCATCGCCGAGGCGGACTGGCTCGACCTGTCCACTGGCATCGCGCCTTGGCCGTTCGATCTGCCAGCGCTTGCCACGCAGACCTGGGCACGTTTGCCGGAAGTCGACGATGGCCTGGATGCCGCCGCGTGCAGCTACTACGGCGTCGAGCAATTGCTCGCGGTGCCGGGCTCGCAAGCGGCCATCCAGCTGCTGCCACGTTTGCGCCCGAGCGGGCGGGTTGGCGTGCTGGCGCCCTGTTACGCCGAGCATGCCGAGGCCTGGCGCAAGGCCGGACACGAAGTGATTGAACTCGCCGCGGATGGGCTCGAAGAGGCCCTGCCGCGTCTCGACGTGCTGGTGCTGGTCAATCCCAACAATCCCACCGGCCAGCGCTTCGATCAGGCTCTGCTGCTCGACTGGCACGCCCGATTGGCTCGCCACGGCGGCTGGCTGGTGGTCGATGAGGCCTTCATCGACTGCACCTCGGCACTCAGCCTGGCAGCCAGCGCGGGCGAGGGGCTGATCGTGTTGCGCTCGTTTGGCAAATTCTTCGGCCTGGCCGGCGCGCGTCTGGGTTTCGTGCTGGCAGACGCGAAACTGCTGGCGGCGTTGGCCGAGCAGCTCGGTCCGTGGGCGATCAGCGGGCCGACCCGCGCCGTGGGGCAGGCTTGCCTGCGCGATCGCGGCGCCCAGCTCGCCCAGCGCCAGCGCGCCGAGGCGGCGTGCGCGCGGCTGGCCGAGTTACTGGTCGGGCAAGGCTGGGCGCCGCAGGGCGGCTGTGCGCTGTTCCAGTACCGGGTCGACCCGCGCGCCGCGCAGCTCCACGATTTCCTCGCTCGGCGTGGCATTCTCGTGCGTTTGTTCACGCAGCCAATCGCTCTGCGCTTTGGCCTGCCGAAGGGCGAATCGGACTGGCAGCGGCTGGAACAGGCGCTTGCGGACTTCGGTAGGAGCGAATTCATTCGCGATCCGCAGCCGCAGGCGATACCGACCATCGCGGATGAATCCGCTCCTACAGACGAGTCCGAGCATTGA
- a CDS encoding MarR family winged helix-turn-helix transcriptional regulator, with protein MLTTHCLCTKLRRASRTVTKLYDDALAEIGLNAAQYSLMRHLERLDQPSISALAEAMGLDRSTLGRNLRVLESNGLLSLDGGADQRHRVVRLTTLGEERFRQAQCAWEVAQTRLAQHLGESKREALMLLLDDLEAVD; from the coding sequence ATGCTGACTACTCATTGCCTCTGCACCAAGCTGCGCCGTGCCTCGCGCACGGTGACCAAGCTCTACGACGATGCGCTTGCCGAGATCGGCCTTAACGCTGCGCAGTATTCCTTGATGCGCCATCTTGAGCGCCTCGATCAGCCGAGCATTTCCGCGCTAGCCGAGGCCATGGGCCTGGATCGCAGCACCCTGGGCCGCAATCTGCGGGTGCTGGAAAGCAACGGTCTACTCTCGCTGGATGGCGGTGCCGACCAGCGTCATCGCGTGGTACGGCTGACGACCTTGGGCGAGGAGCGTTTCAGACAAGCACAGTGCGCCTGGGAAGTGGCACAGACCCGGCTGGCTCAGCATCTGGGCGAATCCAAGCGCGAGGCGTTGATGCTCTTGTTGGATGATTTGGAAGCGGTTGATTGA
- the cobT gene encoding nicotinate-nucleotide--dimethylbenzimidazole phosphoribosyltransferase — translation MSWWQQPVRPLNGAIRERALARQQQLTKPPGSLGRLERLAVDLAAMQGRERPSVERVWIAVFAGDHGVVEEGVSAFPQAVTGQMLGNFVAGGAAISVLARQLGATLEVIDLGTVDLTLELPGVRHLRLGPGSANFTREPALSTIQLDKALAAGRDCVERAAEASAELFIGGEMGIGNTSAASALACALLGCPVDELVGPGTGLDAQGVQHKTEVIERALALHADQSGDPLAILRCLGGFELAALAGAYLACAQHGIPALVDGFICTAAALCAVRLNPACGDWLLFAHRGAEPGHRHVLAALEAEPLLELDLRLGEGSGAALAVPLLQLACRLHNEMATFAEAAVAQRPL, via the coding sequence ATGAGCTGGTGGCAACAACCGGTGCGTCCGCTGAATGGCGCAATACGCGAGCGGGCCCTGGCGCGTCAGCAGCAGTTGACCAAGCCGCCTGGCTCGCTAGGCCGGCTGGAGCGGCTGGCGGTCGATCTCGCCGCGATGCAGGGGCGCGAACGGCCAAGCGTGGAGCGGGTGTGGATTGCCGTCTTCGCCGGGGATCACGGCGTGGTCGAGGAGGGCGTGTCGGCTTTTCCACAGGCGGTAACCGGGCAGATGCTGGGTAATTTCGTCGCGGGCGGCGCGGCCATCAGCGTGCTGGCGCGGCAGCTCGGCGCGACGCTGGAGGTCATCGACCTGGGCACTGTCGACCTGACCCTGGAACTGCCCGGTGTGCGGCATTTGCGCCTCGGCCCCGGCAGCGCCAATTTCACCCGCGAGCCGGCACTCAGCACCATCCAGTTGGACAAGGCCCTGGCGGCCGGACGCGATTGCGTCGAGCGGGCCGCCGAGGCCAGCGCCGAGCTATTCATCGGCGGCGAAATGGGCATCGGCAACACCTCGGCCGCCAGCGCCTTGGCGTGTGCGCTGCTGGGTTGCCCGGTGGATGAGCTGGTCGGCCCGGGCACCGGTCTGGATGCGCAAGGAGTGCAGCACAAAACCGAGGTGATCGAGCGGGCGCTAGCGCTGCACGCCGATCAGTCCGGCGATCCATTGGCGATCCTGCGCTGCCTGGGTGGCTTTGAGCTCGCCGCCTTGGCTGGCGCATATCTGGCGTGTGCGCAGCACGGTATCCCGGCGCTGGTGGATGGCTTTATCTGCACGGCGGCGGCGCTGTGCGCGGTGCGCCTCAACCCCGCCTGCGGCGATTGGCTGTTGTTCGCCCATCGCGGTGCCGAGCCGGGTCATCGTCACGTGCTCGCGGCGCTGGAGGCCGAACCGTTACTGGAACTCGATCTGCGTCTGGGCGAAGGCAGCGGCGCGGCGTTGGCGGTGCCCTTACTGCAACTGGCCTGCCGGTTGCACAACGAGATGGCCACCTTCGCGGAAGCGGCGGTGGCGCAGCGTCCGCTATGA
- a CDS encoding glutathione peroxidase codes for MLIRSLFATLLLATLTGPVWASECPPLLQGELPKLRAKENIDLCQRFAGKPLVIVNTASHCGFAPQFKGLEALYKEYQAQGLEVIGVPSNDFKQEDANTEETAKVCYVNYGVTFTMTEPQKVTGAEAIPLFKQLAEQSGQPRWNFYKYVVDRQGKVVASFSSLTKPDSDSLREAVKQAIASQP; via the coding sequence ATGCTCATCCGTTCGCTGTTCGCCACGTTATTGCTCGCCACGCTGACCGGCCCCGTATGGGCCAGTGAGTGTCCACCGCTGTTGCAGGGCGAGCTGCCCAAGTTGCGTGCCAAAGAGAATATCGACCTGTGCCAGCGCTTCGCCGGCAAGCCGCTGGTGATCGTCAATACCGCCAGCCATTGCGGTTTCGCCCCGCAGTTCAAGGGCCTCGAAGCGCTGTACAAGGAGTACCAGGCGCAAGGCCTGGAGGTGATCGGCGTGCCGTCCAACGACTTCAAGCAGGAAGATGCCAATACCGAAGAGACGGCCAAGGTCTGCTACGTCAATTACGGCGTGACCTTCACCATGACCGAACCGCAGAAAGTCACCGGCGCCGAAGCCATTCCGCTGTTCAAACAGCTCGCCGAACAGAGCGGTCAACCGCGCTGGAACTTCTATAAATACGTGGTCGATCGGCAAGGCAAGGTCGTCGCCAGCTTCTCCAGTCTGACCAAGCCGGACAGCGACAGCTTGCGCGAAGCGGTGAAGCAGGCGATTGCGTCCCAGCCTTGA
- a CDS encoding histidine phosphatase family protein has protein sequence MNLCLDMLRHGETTLSGRFRGSLDDALTEVGWAQMRQAVAQQSGWDALVSSPLQRCAAFATELATQRGLPLHLEADLQELHFGEWEGRSAAELMVSAERELGLFWNDPYAYTPPQGESLRQFEARVLAAVARLQQAYAGQRVLLITHGGVMSLLLARARQLAPGQLMQVTVANSELFRLQVGADLSMREE, from the coding sequence ATGAACCTGTGCCTGGACATGTTGCGCCATGGCGAAACCACCCTTAGCGGTCGCTTTCGCGGCAGTCTCGACGATGCCCTGACCGAGGTGGGCTGGGCGCAGATGCGCCAGGCCGTTGCCCAGCAGTCAGGTTGGGATGCGCTGGTCAGCTCGCCGCTGCAACGCTGCGCCGCATTCGCTACGGAGCTGGCGACCCAGCGCGGTTTGCCGTTGCACCTCGAGGCCGATCTGCAAGAGCTACACTTCGGCGAATGGGAAGGTCGCAGCGCTGCCGAACTGATGGTCAGTGCGGAACGGGAGCTGGGGCTGTTCTGGAACGATCCCTATGCCTACACCCCGCCGCAGGGCGAATCGCTGCGGCAGTTCGAGGCGCGGGTTCTGGCGGCTGTGGCGCGTTTGCAGCAGGCCTACGCCGGTCAGCGCGTGCTGCTGATCACCCACGGCGGAGTCATGAGTCTGCTGCTGGCCCGCGCGCGCCAGTTGGCGCCGGGGCAGCTGATGCAAGTGACGGTGGCCAATAGTGAGTTGTTCCGTCTGCAGGTGGGCGCGGATCTGAGTATGCGGGAGGAATGA
- the bluB gene encoding 5,6-dimethylbenzimidazole synthase, with the protein MSEHAFSAAERAAVYRAIAERRDMRHFSGGTVAPKLLARLLEAAHQAPSVGLMQPWRFIRITAAPLREAIHGLVEAERLRTAEALNERADEFMRLKVEGIRDCAELLVAALMDDRERHVFGRRTLPEMDLASLACAIQNLWLSARAEGLGLGWVSLFEPQALGELLGLPPGAKAQAVLCLGPVTRFYREPMLQTQGWAAPRPLHELLFENRWGESR; encoded by the coding sequence ATGAGCGAGCACGCCTTCAGCGCGGCCGAGCGCGCGGCGGTCTATCGCGCCATCGCCGAGCGCCGCGACATGCGTCACTTCAGCGGCGGCACAGTCGCGCCGAAGCTGCTGGCGCGCTTGCTGGAGGCCGCGCACCAGGCGCCGAGCGTCGGCCTGATGCAGCCCTGGCGGTTTATCCGGATCACCGCAGCGCCGCTGCGCGAGGCCATTCATGGTCTGGTGGAGGCTGAACGACTGCGCACCGCCGAGGCGCTGAACGAGCGCGCCGATGAGTTCATGCGCTTGAAGGTCGAAGGCATACGTGACTGCGCCGAACTGCTGGTAGCGGCGCTGATGGATGATCGCGAGCGGCATGTGTTCGGCCGCCGCACCTTGCCGGAGATGGATCTGGCCTCGCTGGCCTGCGCCATCCAGAACCTCTGGCTGAGCGCGCGCGCCGAAGGCCTGGGCCTCGGCTGGGTGTCGCTGTTCGAGCCACAGGCGCTGGGCGAATTGCTTGGTCTGCCGCCCGGCGCCAAGGCCCAGGCGGTGCTGTGCCTCGGTCCGGTGACCAGGTTTTACCGCGAGCCGATGTTGCAGACGCAAGGTTGGGCTGCCCCGCGGCCGTTGCACGAGTTGTTGTTCGAGAACCGTTGGGGAGAATCACGATGA
- a CDS encoding cobyric acid synthase, producing MVQGTTSDAGKSTLVVALCRWLKRQGVDVVPFKPQNMALNSAVTADGGEIGRAQAVQAQAAGLAPHSDMNPVLLKPNSDTGAQVIIHGRAISSMEAAAYHDYKQVAMQAVLASHARLAAQHTVVMVEGAGSPAEINLRAGDIANMGFAEAVDCPVILIADIDRGGVFAHLVGTLELLSPSEQARVQGFVINRFRGDLGLLQPGLDWLEARTGKPALGVLPYLMDFHLEAEDAIDQRQAAKAERVLKVVVPVLPRISNHTDFDPLRLHPQVDLQFVGPGQPIPPADLLILPGSKSVRADLAFLREQGWEPAIQRHLRYGGKLLGICGGLQMLGRHLHDPLGLEGAAGSSPGLGLLELETVLEAEKQLRNVAGQLCLEQAPVSGYEIHAGVSSGAALERPAVQLADGRQDGAISADGQIAATYLHGLFESPPACAALLRWAGLREVQAVDYHALRERDIERLADMVEANLDVARLRALCGLP from the coding sequence ATGGTGCAAGGCACCACCTCCGACGCCGGCAAAAGCACCTTGGTGGTCGCCCTGTGCCGTTGGCTCAAGCGCCAGGGTGTCGATGTGGTGCCGTTCAAGCCGCAGAACATGGCGCTCAATAGCGCGGTGACTGCCGACGGCGGCGAAATCGGCCGCGCCCAGGCGGTGCAGGCCCAAGCCGCCGGGCTGGCGCCGCACAGCGACATGAACCCGGTGCTGCTCAAGCCCAACAGCGACACCGGCGCCCAAGTGATCATCCACGGCCGCGCTATCAGTAGCATGGAGGCGGCGGCCTACCACGACTACAAACAGGTGGCGATGCAGGCGGTGCTGGCCTCGCACGCACGCCTGGCCGCGCAGCATACGGTGGTGATGGTCGAAGGGGCGGGCTCGCCGGCGGAGATCAATCTGCGCGCTGGCGACATCGCCAACATGGGCTTCGCCGAGGCGGTCGACTGTCCGGTGATCCTCATCGCCGATATCGACCGCGGCGGGGTGTTCGCCCATCTGGTCGGTACTTTGGAGCTGCTCTCGCCCAGCGAGCAGGCGCGTGTCCAGGGCTTCGTCATCAACCGCTTCCGCGGCGACCTCGGCCTGCTGCAGCCCGGCCTCGACTGGTTGGAGGCGCGCACCGGCAAGCCGGCGCTCGGCGTGCTGCCGTACCTGATGGATTTCCACCTGGAGGCCGAGGACGCCATCGATCAGCGCCAAGCTGCCAAGGCCGAACGGGTGCTCAAGGTGGTGGTGCCGGTGCTGCCGCGCATCAGCAATCACACCGACTTCGACCCGCTGCGCCTGCATCCACAGGTGGATTTGCAGTTCGTCGGCCCCGGCCAGCCGATCCCGCCAGCCGATCTGCTGATTCTGCCCGGCTCGAAAAGCGTGCGCGCCGATCTGGCGTTTCTCCGCGAGCAGGGCTGGGAGCCAGCGATTCAGCGGCATTTGCGCTACGGCGGCAAGCTGCTGGGGATTTGTGGCGGCTTGCAGATGCTCGGTCGCCACCTGCACGACCCGCTGGGCCTGGAGGGCGCCGCCGGCTCCAGCCCCGGCCTCGGCCTGCTGGAGTTGGAGACCGTGCTGGAGGCGGAGAAACAGTTGCGCAACGTTGCCGGCCAACTGTGTCTGGAACAGGCGCCGGTCAGCGGCTATGAGATCCACGCCGGGGTCAGCAGTGGGGCGGCGTTAGAGCGTCCTGCTGTGCAATTGGCCGATGGCCGTCAGGACGGCGCCATCAGCGCGGACGGGCAGATCGCCGCCACCTACCTGCACGGCCTATTTGAATCGCCGCCGGCCTGCGCCGCGCTGCTGCGCTGGGCCGGCCTGCGCGAGGTGCAGGCCGTGGATTACCACGCCCTGCGCGAGCGCGACATCGAGCGGTTGGCCGATATGGTCGAGGCGAACTTGGATGTGGCGCGGTTGCGGGCGTTATGCGGTTTGCCATGA
- a CDS encoding adenosylcobinamide-GDP ribazoletransferase, translating into MRLPLALLIAVQFLTRLPVRLPGMPEPQQLGRSLLWYPLVGLLLGGALCGLHWLLKDTPALLQAALLLAMWVLATGALHLDGLADTADAWVGGMGDRQRTLAIMKDPYCGPVGVVVLVLLLLLKFAALVVLLEHDQWPALLLAPWLARALLPLLFLSTPYVRAGGLGQALAEHLPRRELPWLVGAQVLAMLLFGWPAVFILLGAGLLLIGLRRALLTRLGGTTGDTAGALVELSECLVLLILALI; encoded by the coding sequence ATGCGCCTGCCGCTCGCGCTGCTGATCGCCGTGCAGTTTCTCACCCGTCTACCGGTGCGCTTGCCGGGCATGCCCGAGCCGCAACAGCTGGGACGCTCACTGCTTTGGTATCCACTGGTTGGCCTGCTGCTTGGCGGTGCGCTGTGCGGCCTGCACTGGCTGCTGAAGGATACGCCGGCGCTGCTCCAGGCGGCCTTGTTGCTGGCGATGTGGGTGCTGGCAACCGGCGCGCTGCACCTCGATGGTCTAGCCGATACGGCCGATGCCTGGGTCGGCGGCATGGGCGATCGCCAACGCACCCTGGCGATCATGAAGGATCCGTATTGCGGGCCAGTCGGCGTGGTGGTGCTGGTCCTGCTGCTGCTGCTCAAGTTCGCGGCGCTGGTCGTGTTGCTTGAGCACGACCAATGGCCGGCGTTGCTGCTGGCGCCGTGGCTAGCGCGCGCCCTGTTACCGCTGCTGTTTCTCAGCACGCCCTATGTGCGCGCCGGCGGGTTAGGGCAGGCGTTGGCGGAACACCTGCCGCGCCGAGAGTTGCCTTGGCTAGTCGGCGCACAGGTCTTGGCGATGCTGTTATTCGGTTGGCCGGCGGTGTTCATTCTGCTCGGTGCCGGGCTGTTGCTGATCGGCTTGCGCCGCGCCTTGCTCACGCGCCTGGGCGGCACCACGGGCGATACCGCGGGGGCATTGGTCGAACTGAGCGAATGCCTGGTGCTGCTGATCCTGGCGCTGATCTAG
- the cbiB gene encoding adenosylcobinamide-phosphate synthase CbiB yields the protein MSVALLSLAGVALDALCGEPRRWHPLVAFGRLAGALEQRLNRPYDDGAGAMGWRSHGLMAWLLAVLPLTLLVWLLSRQPPIGWLVEVLALYAALGLRSLGEHALPVAQALRSGDLLEARRRVGFMVSRQTGELDEAGVARAATESVLENGSDAVFAALFWFAVLGAPGVVLYRLSNTLDAMWGYRNARFERFGWAAARIDDGLNYVPARLVALTYALLGQTARALRCWGTQAPHWDSPNAGPVMAAGAGALGVSLGGAAVYHGELHNRPALGEGDPAAARHIELALQLVQRGVWLWLLVLALGSYLHA from the coding sequence ATGAGTGTGGCACTGCTCAGTCTGGCGGGCGTGGCACTGGATGCCCTGTGCGGTGAACCCAGACGCTGGCATCCGCTGGTGGCGTTCGGCCGGTTGGCCGGGGCGCTGGAGCAGCGGCTGAACCGTCCCTACGACGACGGCGCCGGCGCGATGGGCTGGCGCAGCCACGGGCTGATGGCCTGGTTGCTGGCGGTGCTGCCGCTGACTTTGCTGGTCTGGCTGCTCAGCCGTCAGCCACCCATTGGCTGGCTGGTCGAGGTGTTGGCGTTGTACGCCGCCCTCGGGTTGCGCAGTTTGGGCGAGCACGCGCTGCCGGTTGCCCAGGCCCTACGCTCGGGCGATCTGCTCGAAGCCCGTCGGCGCGTCGGTTTCATGGTCAGCCGGCAGACGGGTGAACTGGATGAGGCTGGTGTCGCCCGCGCGGCCACCGAGTCGGTGCTGGAGAACGGCAGCGATGCGGTGTTCGCCGCGCTGTTCTGGTTTGCCGTGCTTGGCGCGCCAGGCGTGGTGCTGTATCGGCTGAGCAATACGCTGGATGCCATGTGGGGCTATCGCAATGCACGGTTCGAGCGTTTCGGCTGGGCCGCCGCGCGCATCGACGACGGGCTCAACTATGTGCCGGCGCGCTTGGTGGCGCTGACCTATGCGCTGCTCGGCCAGACGGCTCGCGCGCTGCGCTGCTGGGGCACGCAAGCGCCGCACTGGGACAGCCCCAACGCCGGGCCGGTGATGGCCGCCGGCGCGGGTGCGCTGGGTGTCAGCCTGGGCGGTGCGGCGGTCTATCACGGCGAGCTGCACAACCGCCCAGCGTTGGGCGAAGGCGATCCGGCCGCTGCGCGGCATATCGAGCTGGCGCTGCAACTGGTCCAGCGCGGCGTTTGGTTGTGGCTGCTGGTGCTGGCGCTGGGGAGTTATCTGCATGCTTGA
- a CDS encoding four-helix bundle copper-binding protein — MHQRYLSCVQACSACTIACENCAASCLKEANLSDMLDCIRLDRDCADMCRLSTSLMARDSALVDEICRLCAIACQACAEECGKHAHDHCRQCAETCQRCVVECEAVSRAA, encoded by the coding sequence ATGCACCAGCGCTATCTATCCTGCGTTCAGGCCTGCAGCGCCTGCACCATCGCCTGCGAAAACTGCGCCGCGTCGTGTTTGAAAGAGGCGAACCTGAGCGACATGCTCGACTGCATCCGCCTGGATCGCGACTGCGCGGATATGTGCCGCCTCAGTACGTCGCTGATGGCCCGCGACAGCGCCCTGGTCGACGAAATCTGCCGCCTATGCGCGATTGCCTGCCAAGCCTGCGCCGAGGAATGCGGTAAGCACGCCCACGATCACTGCCGGCAATGCGCAGAAACCTGCCAGCGGTGTGTGGTGGAATGCGAGGCAGTGTCGCGGGCGGCTTAA
- a CDS encoding MFS transporter: protein MSSLWRTSGWVLMGAALILALSLGIRHGFGLFLAPMSVDFGWGREVFAFAIALQNLIWGLAQPFAGALADRFGAAKTVIVGGILYALGLMFMGLADSAWSLSLSAGLLIGIGLSGTSFSVLLGVVGRAVPIEKRSMAMGIASAAGSFGQFAMLPGTLGLIGWLGWSSALLALGLLVALIVPLAGMLKDRPLPLLGHEQTLREALHEAVGHSGFWLLALGFFVCGFQVVFIGVHLPAYLVDQHLPAVTGTTVLALVGLFNIFGTYIAGWLGGRMSKPRLLTALYLLRAVVIVVFISLPLSVWSAYAFGIAMGLLWLSTVPLTNGTVATLFGVRNLSMLGGIVFLFHQLGAFLGGWLGGYLYDHTGSYDLVWQISIVLSLLAAALNWPVHEQPVARLQTAGGIA from the coding sequence ATGAGCTCGCTGTGGCGCACAAGTGGTTGGGTATTGATGGGCGCGGCGCTGATCCTCGCGCTGTCGCTAGGGATTCGCCATGGCTTCGGCCTGTTCCTGGCACCCATGAGTGTGGATTTCGGCTGGGGGCGCGAGGTATTTGCCTTCGCCATCGCCCTGCAAAACTTGATCTGGGGCCTCGCGCAGCCTTTCGCCGGCGCCTTGGCGGATCGTTTCGGCGCGGCCAAGACGGTGATCGTCGGCGGCATTCTGTATGCGCTGGGCTTGATGTTCATGGGCCTTGCCGACTCGGCGTGGTCCTTGTCGCTGAGCGCCGGCTTGCTGATCGGTATCGGTCTGTCCGGCACCTCGTTCTCGGTATTGCTCGGCGTAGTCGGGCGCGCGGTACCGATAGAGAAGCGCAGCATGGCCATGGGCATCGCCAGCGCCGCCGGCTCGTTCGGCCAATTCGCCATGCTGCCGGGCACGCTGGGCCTGATCGGCTGGCTCGGTTGGTCGTCGGCCTTGCTGGCGCTGGGGTTGCTCGTGGCGTTGATCGTGCCGCTGGCCGGCATGCTCAAGGATCGTCCGCTGCCGTTGCTGGGCCATGAGCAGACCTTGCGTGAGGCGCTGCACGAGGCGGTTGGCCATTCGGGATTCTGGCTGCTGGCGCTGGGCTTTTTCGTGTGCGGCTTTCAGGTGGTGTTCATCGGTGTGCACCTGCCGGCCTATCTGGTCGATCAGCATTTGCCGGCGGTGACCGGTACCACGGTGTTGGCGCTGGTCGGCCTGTTCAACATCTTTGGCACCTACATCGCCGGCTGGCTGGGTGGGCGGATGTCCAAGCCGCGCCTGCTGACCGCGCTGTATCTGCTGCGCGCGGTGGTGATCGTGGTGTTTATCAGCCTGCCGTTGAGTGTCTGGAGCGCCTATGCCTTTGGGATCGCCATGGGCCTGCTGTGGTTGTCCACGGTGCCGCTGACCAATGGCACCGTGGCCACCCTGTTCGGCGTGCGCAACCTGTCGATGCTGGGCGGCATTGTGTTTCTCTTCCATCAGCTGGGTGCGTTTCTCGGCGGCTGGTTGGGCGGTTATCTGTATGACCACACCGGCAGCTACGATCTGGTTTGGCAGATTTCCATCGTTCTCAGCCTGCTCGCCGCGGCTCTTAACTGGCCAGTCCACGAACAACCAGTCGCTCGGCTGCAAACCGCGGGAGGTATCGCATGA
- the cobU gene encoding bifunctional adenosylcobinamide kinase/adenosylcobinamide-phosphate guanylyltransferase — protein sequence MRELILGGARSGKSRLAEKLATESGLAVTYIATSQPLDLEMAERVAAHRDRRPAAWTLVEEPLELARVLREQAAADTCLLVDCLTLWLTNLLMLNDQERLQGERQALLQILGELPGRLILVSNETGLGVVPLGELSRRYVDEAGWLHQALAERCQRVVFTVAGLPMILKGEPL from the coding sequence ATGCGTGAACTGATCCTCGGCGGCGCCCGCTCCGGCAAGAGCCGGCTGGCGGAGAAGCTGGCCACCGAATCCGGGCTGGCGGTCACCTATATCGCCACCAGTCAGCCGCTCGACCTGGAGATGGCCGAGCGGGTTGCCGCGCACCGCGACCGCCGCCCGGCCGCCTGGACGCTGGTCGAGGAACCACTCGAATTGGCTCGCGTCCTGCGCGAACAGGCGGCTGCCGACACCTGCCTGCTGGTCGATTGCCTGACGCTGTGGTTGACCAACCTGCTGATGCTGAACGACCAGGAGCGACTGCAAGGCGAGCGCCAGGCGCTGCTGCAAATCCTCGGCGAATTGCCCGGCCGGCTCATTCTGGTCAGCAACGAAACCGGTCTGGGGGTGGTGCCGCTGGGTGAATTGAGTCGCCGTTATGTCGACGAGGCCGGCTGGCTGCATCAGGCCCTGGCCGAGCGCTGTCAGCGGGTGGTGTTCACCGTCGCTGGCCTCCCCATGATTCTCAAGGGCGAACCGCTATGA